CGCTCATTGTATTTGGTATCATTACAGACCAGTCAATAGGCAGACTGTTCCTCGCAGGAATTTTCCCGGGTCTCCTTATTGCCCTGTTTTTTATATTCATCATATACGGGTGGTGTAAGATAAACCCGGCCCTTGGGCCCGCGGGGACAAAATCCACATGGGGCCAGAGAATAAGATCGCTTCCAGAGATAGCATGGGTGGTTCTCATTTTCTTTCTTGTGATAGGTGGAATTCTAAAGGGGTTCTTTACACCCACAGAGGCAGGCAGCGTTGGAACGTTTCTTGTTCTTCTTTTAACAGTTTTAAAAAGGGACCTCAACTTCAAGGGCTTTGTAAAATCTATTATAGAATCTGTGAGAACTGCCTGTATGGTCCTTTTTCTGATTGCCGGCTCCACAGTGCTCGGTCACTTCATAGCTGTAACGAGAATACCCATGATAGCCGCTGACTGGATTGTGGGGCTTCCATTCCATCCAGCCTTTATTATGATTCTCATATGCCTTATCTATGAGCTGGGCGGCTCCTTTATTGATGACCTTGCATTCATGATTCTCGCCACCCCTATTTTCTATCCAGCGATTATAAAGCTCGGCTATAACCCTCTATGGTTCGCCATAATGATTGGTATTACCGTAATGGTCGGGGTGGTTATACCCCCGGTGGCAATCAACGTATTCGTGGTAAAAAATATTACCAAGACCCCTTTTGGTGTGATCTATGCCGGTGTATACCCCTTCTTAATAAGCCTTGTTGTTGGTGCAATCCTCTTGTTTTTATTCCCGGGAATGGCTACATGGCTCCCCGGTGTACTGATGGGTGCGGGATAAGAAGCAACACATATAAAAGTGTCATCGAAAAAGGGCTTCTCGATCGAGAAGCCCTTAATGCTTTGGTTTTAAAAATTTAATTGCTTATACAATGGTTTTTAGCTTCTCCTGGAGATTCTTTGTAAATTCTTTTTCTGTATCCTTTGCCTTTGCCCTCATGATCCTGTCGCCAAACATTGCCAGTTTCCCGACGATACTCACATCTGACTTATATGTAACCTCTACCTGGCCCGGCGATACCTCTTTCAAGTCCACAGTGGTCTTATTCTTAAAATGACCGAGCTTCGTTACGTCTTCGCCTTCACCTTCGATCTCTATATGGGTCGGCCGTTCTACTTTTGTTAGTTTATTCACGAATTTCAGCTTTGCTGAAATGGGACCAACCTTCTGTTTCACCACACACTCATATGTGGTGTCATCAATCAGCCTCAC
This window of the Pseudomonadota bacterium genome carries:
- a CDS encoding TRAP transporter large permease codes for the protein MNEIIVGIIGLAIILILFLTGIELAFAMILIGFLGFGYLISFEAALNLLAKDIFDVFDSYGFTVIPLFVLMGQIAFNSGIAKRLFDTAYKFIGHVPGGLAMATVGGATVFKSICGSSPATAATFASVAVPEMDRYGYDKRLSTGIVATVGTLGILLPPSVTLIVFGIITDQSIGRLFLAGIFPGLLIALFFIFIIYGWCKINPALGPAGTKSTWGQRIRSLPEIAWVVLIFFLVIGGILKGFFTPTEAGSVGTFLVLLLTVLKRDLNFKGFVKSIIESVRTACMVLFLIAGSTVLGHFIAVTRIPMIAADWIVGLPFHPAFIMILICLIYELGGSFIDDLAFMILATPIFYPAIIKLGYNPLWFAIMIGITVMVGVVIPPVAINVFVVKNITKTPFGVIYAGVYPFLISLVVGAILLFLFPGMATWLPGVLMGAG
- a CDS encoding SRPBCC domain-containing protein; this translates as MIIEGGFTLNAPIDKLFDFMLKPETIMTCLPGAESVRLIDDTTYECVVKQKVGPISAKLKFVNKLTKVERPTHIEIEGEGEDVTKLGHFKNKTTVDLKEVSPGQVEVTYKSDVSIVGKLAMFGDRIMRAKAKDTEKEFTKNLQEKLKTIV